The Alteromonas mediterranea DE genome contains the following window.
CTGCAGGCAAAGCGTCTTCGCGATAGGTGTAAGGATGAATGGTCAGCGAATTATCATGGGCGTATTCAAGCCATTTTGCCGCTTCTAATTTTCCTTCTGCCATTGCTTTCTTGTTCAGTAAGTGGCCTAGCCATGGGCCAATGCCATCAGCATAAGAAGCTACCTCGCCCATACCCTCTTTAGTGCGAAGCCAGTCATAGTCGGTGTCGCTTTCGCCCCAATCATTTTCGCCAATAAGCATAACCACTTTGCCTTTATAGCCTAGTGTTTCGCGAATGCGTTTCACCTCTTTGAAGTCGAAACACTGAAGATAGCTGTTGCCACTTTCTCCACCAAAGCCATAGGTATTCAGCATATCGATAACAATTTTGCTAGCGTCGACCCCTTCGTTACTATGAAAAGCAGGCGATTTGACTTCGGGGTAAACGCCTACTGAAGTACCAAATTGGCGATTTAGTTCGCTGATTAATTCAAAGTGCTCTGCTAATGTAGCAAGGGTAAACTGAGCCTGTTGGCCGCGATAACGATTTTCAAATACTTGTTTCCCATCGCTGTTTGCTCGCTCGTGAACCCGTAGGTTTCGTAACTCTTCTAAGGTAAAGTCTCGCGCGTAATACCTGCCATCGGCTCTGTGGCGCTTAGGGTAGACAGCTTCAACGTTCGTCACGGTTTCTAAATGAATATCGTGAAGTACCACGGGAACATTATCTTTGCTAATAACTACATCTTGCTCAATAAAGTCAGGTTTCAAAGAAAAGGCGAGGGTAGCGGCTTCAAGAGTATGCTCAGGTAGGTAGCCAGAAGCACCGCGGTGAGCGATGACTGAGAAGCGTTGAGCACTAGTCAGTTCGTGAGTGTCGGCATGCAAAGTTGGAGCTGCTATGTAGCTTGAAACAGCCAGTGCAATTGCGGGCATTATGTTACGCGCTTTAGCGCTAACACAATAAATACAGCGCCCAAGCCAATCACCATGTGTTTGCTGTGTTGAATTTACGTGTGACGTGGCAATTGCCGTCGTGCTCTTAAAAAAGCCTAAGCGTTTGCGTAGCATGACAATATCGCTCCATGTTGTCATTTATCTCTGCCGTGTAACCTATGAACTTACATTGTGCCCATAAATCCGAAGCCATAATTCGTGCCTGAAAAAATGCTTTCAATGCAAGCCACAGGCACGAATAATTAGTGCGACTGTTCTAGCGAGATTGATTTGTTTTGAATAAGCTCTATGGCGTAACCATCGGGGTCGCGCACAAAGGCTATAACAGTGGAACCGCCTTTTACCGGCCCTGGTTTTCGATAAACATCGGCGCCGTTTGCTTCGAGGTTCTCACAGAAGCGATAGATATCATCAACTTCAATGGCGATATGGCCATAAGCGTCGCCTTTTTCGTAAGTATTGTCGCCCCAGTTGTAGGTAAGCTCTAACACTGTGCTATCAGACTCATCACCGTAGCCTACAAACGCCAGCGTGTATTCGTACTCTTTGTTCTCAGACTGGCGCAATAGGCGCATCCCCATAAGTGAGGTATAAAAGTGTAAAGACGCTTCCAAGTTTTCAACTCGAAGCATGGTGTGAAGCATTCGCATAACAAACTCCTATTTGTGACGAAAGTAAAAGCTAAGGACATAATACAATATTAGCGCGTGTTGAATGTTGCTTACGTCAAGAAACCGTATTAGAAACAGCTTTTTAGTATAATCACCGAGTTAGCTAAAGACACCACGTGCTTATATTAAGAGATGAATGTTAACGCTTTAAGACAGCATTACAATTTTTCCTAGCCTGTTAAAAAGTACGTGTATCGATGAATAAAATACGTTAACAAGCGCCGTGACTAAAAATAATCGAGAAAAGGTTGGACATCGCGTTGGTTTACCTGTACCTTCAATCCCGCTCTAGATATGTTTTATGCTTTACCTAATACTGCGCTGTACCTTTCTTTATTCCTTCAAATTGAAGTTCTATTTAGATATACAACTGCTTTACTAGCTTGGTTATGTCTATTGCTATTCGGTGACTTTCACCACAACATCAATTTTTTTAAAAAAGGTTTTTATTATGTCTAATTCAGTAAACGGCACAGTTAAATGGTTCAACGAAGAAAAAGGTTTTGGTTTCCTAACACCTGAAGCTGGCGGCAAAGATGTATTCGTACACTTCCGTTCAATTGCTTCTGACGGTTTCAAAACTCTTGCTGAAGGCCAAGAAGTTAGCTTTGAAGTTGAACAAGGCCAAAAAGGTCCACAAGCTGCTAACGTAGTTGTTCGATAAGACCATAAAGCTTATCTAATAAAGATGGGCTCTTTTTATCGCTAAGCGATGTTAAAGGGCCTAATTTTCGTTTTAAAATTTCTTAACACAACCTGCGAGGAATTCAAAACAAACAATATCAATAAAGAAGTACTTAATATGCAATTTCAAAATTCTATTTCTACCACCATTGACGCAATACCTCCTGCGTTAATTTCAAATATCTCCACAAATAAAACCACCGTTGCCTTTAAACAAGCAAATACTTATCGACACGTAGTCTTGTCATCGCGTGAAGAAGTTAGGCGATTTGTTGACGAGTTAGTTCAAGCATCTTAAACGTCCGTCAGCCTTGTATTTGAGTGGAAAAATTATCAATTATCACGCGCTTATATAAGAGCAATAATCTTCGCTCCTAGTCGCATTGTCAGATTATTCTTAATGCTGTTGGCAGTGGCGGTAAAAATACGTTTTTAAAGCCCATTGGAAAAAGCTTAGTGCGTTCAAGCAACAAACATAAATAAGAAAAAGTCGTGGGTTAAAACGCTTAGGTCAGCACACCGATTAGCATGCTGACCGAAAAATAGCGTCTCTTGTTAAAACAACGTATAGCGACGAACCACTATTTGGTTTTTAACTTTACGTCTGAATCTGCAAGTAAATAGATACTAGCTGCATAAGCCGCAATATTCTGTGCAAGTTCATCCGGGTTAATTTTGTCGAGGGTATCATCTGGCGTGTGGTGCAAATCGAAGTAATCTCTACCGTTTTGATTTAGTCTAATAGTGGGTACGCCTTTAGCTGCCAGTGGAATGATATCAGGGCCGCCACCAGCGACGTCTGAACCACCGCGAATTATGCCCAGTGGTGATAAGATTTTGGCGATTTCATCGACCAACACCGTAGCTTCAGGGTTAACATTAGACACAAGTTGCCAAATAGTTTGCGCGCCAAAATCAGACTCAGTCGCCAAAACGTGATTGCTTAGATTTTTCTCATGCTGCTTTGCATAAGCAAAAGCACCTAATAAACCGACTTCCTCTGCGCCAAACATAACCACGCGAATAGTGCGTTTTGGGCGCTCAGGTAAAGAAGCGATTAACGCTGCCGCCGCGGTAGTTATGGCTATGCCTGCACCGTCATCAACCGCACCTGTACCTAAGTCCCAGCTGTCTAAGTGGCCGCCTATAAGTACGATTTCTTCAGGCTTTTCACTGCCCACTAGATCTAAAATTACGTTGCCGCTGCTTACTTCGCCTTTCCACTTTGATTCAGAATGTAGTGACAGAGACAATGGTTTACCTAAGTTGTGTAGGCGGCGCAGGTGATCAGCATCTGGGTTTGAAATTGCTACCACTGGAATATCGGCCCAGCTATCACCGTCTGAACTCATCATGCCTGAATGAGGAAAACGGTGTGAATCTGAACCTACCGAACGTACCACTAACGCCTCAGCACCACCGCGCTGGGCATGCTGCCAGCCGATGCGTCGACGCTGATTTGCTTGTCCGTAGCCCGCGCCAGTTTGACTTTTTACCATGGCATCGCCATCTATAAACGCGATCTTACCGTTAAGTGCGCCGCCTTTAACCGCAGTTAACGCATGAATGTCTCTAAAGTAAACAATATCAGCATTAATTTCACTTTCAGATGGCGCAGCACCACCTAATGCTGTGCCATAAAGGGGTTGTGCATAGGGGGCGGTAAGCGCAATGTGTAAATGACCTCTATCCCAAAAGGGCATAGTGAATTCTTCTATACTGACTTTATCAAAACCTAAACGTTTACCAACTTCTACACCCCACTCTCTAGCGCGTTTTTCCGCTTCAGAGCCACCTAAACGAGGGCCAATCTCAGTAGTTAGCGACTCTACAATGCTATAGCCTAAGTCACTATTAAGTGCCTTTTGTATAAGTGTTTCAGCATTTTTCTTTTGCTGCGGCGTAATTGGCGAGGTTTCAGCAAATACGCCTAAACTGCATGCAGTTACTAAGGCACCAACCGCTAAACGTTTAGCGATAGTATTTAATCGAGACATGTGTTCTCCGTGGTTTATTTTTATATTTCTAAATTATTTTCGCTTTTTCTTAAGCGCTATTTTTTGCTTTTTTTCTTGTTCTTTTAGCACTTCGTTTATAAAACGCTTTCTGCCGAATTCGCGCGTAATAATACATTTATTTAGATCGAAACCGCGAGCAGGGCAGTACTCTCTTCCGTACAGGATTATTTGGAGATGGAGGTCGTTCCATCTTTCTTTTGGGAACAAGCGTTTCGCGTCTCGCTCGGTTTGCTCTACACTTTTTCCGTTTGACAGCCCCCAACGATACATTAGGCGATGGATATGGGTATCTACAGGAAATGCTGGGATGCCAAAGCCTTGAGACATAACTACCGCAGCGGTTTTGTGGCCCACCGCAGGCATGGCTTCTAGCGCTTCAAAACTGGCGGGAACTTCACCATTATGCTGCTTGATTATCATATCAGACAGATGCCAGATGCCTTTAGATTTCATCGGCGATAAACCACAAGGGCGAATAATGTCTTGAATTTCTTCAATAGTCATCATCACCATATCGTAAGGATTATCTGCGCGAGCAAATAGCTTTGGTGTAATTTGGTTTACGCGTTCGTCGGTACATTGAGCGGATAAAAGCACGGCAATAAGCAAGGTATAAGGATCTTTATGATCGAGAAAAATTGGAACTTCTGGA
Protein-coding sequences here:
- the glpQ gene encoding glycerophosphodiester phosphodiesterase, which encodes MLRKRLGFFKSTTAIATSHVNSTQQTHGDWLGRCIYCVSAKARNIMPAIALAVSSYIAAPTLHADTHELTSAQRFSVIAHRGASGYLPEHTLEAATLAFSLKPDFIEQDVVISKDNVPVVLHDIHLETVTNVEAVYPKRHRADGRYYARDFTLEELRNLRVHERANSDGKQVFENRYRGQQAQFTLATLAEHFELISELNRQFGTSVGVYPEVKSPAFHSNEGVDASKIVIDMLNTYGFGGESGNSYLQCFDFKEVKRIRETLGYKGKVVMLIGENDWGESDTDYDWLRTKEGMGEVASYADGIGPWLGHLLNKKAMAEGKLEAAKWLEYAHDNSLTIHPYTYREDALPAGMTGTQLLEALENVANVDGVFTDHVVPVTRWRAQKD
- the gloA gene encoding lactoylglutathione lyase produces the protein MRMLHTMLRVENLEASLHFYTSLMGMRLLRQSENKEYEYTLAFVGYGDESDSTVLELTYNWGDNTYEKGDAYGHIAIEVDDIYRFCENLEANGADVYRKPGPVKGGSTVIAFVRDPDGYAIELIQNKSISLEQSH
- a CDS encoding cold-shock protein, which encodes MSNSVNGTVKWFNEEKGFGFLTPEAGGKDVFVHFRSIASDGFKTLAEGQEVSFEVEQGQKGPQAANVVVR
- a CDS encoding M20/M25/M40 family metallo-hydrolase, which produces MSRLNTIAKRLAVGALVTACSLGVFAETSPITPQQKKNAETLIQKALNSDLGYSIVESLTTEIGPRLGGSEAEKRAREWGVEVGKRLGFDKVSIEEFTMPFWDRGHLHIALTAPYAQPLYGTALGGAAPSESEINADIVYFRDIHALTAVKGGALNGKIAFIDGDAMVKSQTGAGYGQANQRRRIGWQHAQRGGAEALVVRSVGSDSHRFPHSGMMSSDGDSWADIPVVAISNPDADHLRRLHNLGKPLSLSLHSESKWKGEVSSGNVILDLVGSEKPEEIVLIGGHLDSWDLGTGAVDDGAGIAITTAAAALIASLPERPKRTIRVVMFGAEEVGLLGAFAYAKQHEKNLSNHVLATESDFGAQTIWQLVSNVNPEATVLVDEIAKILSPLGIIRGGSDVAGGGPDIIPLAAKGVPTIRLNQNGRDYFDLHHTPDDTLDKINPDELAQNIAAYAASIYLLADSDVKLKTK
- a CDS encoding endonuclease III domain-containing protein; the encoded protein is MTDVVKPISKQEKVREIMRILDELYPEVPIFLDHKDPYTLLIAVLLSAQCTDERVNQITPKLFARADNPYDMVMMTIEEIQDIIRPCGLSPMKSKGIWHLSDMIIKQHNGEVPASFEALEAMPAVGHKTAAVVMSQGFGIPAFPVDTHIHRLMYRWGLSNGKSVEQTERDAKRLFPKERWNDLHLQIILYGREYCPARGFDLNKCIITREFGRKRFINEVLKEQEKKQKIALKKKRK